The following nucleotide sequence is from Staphylococcus chromogenes.
CATTATGTGTATGTAACAGTAGCTTAAACATACCGATTTATGGGTGTTGCTTCAAAATGATTCTTCAAATAAAAAAGGTTGTACAGTCGTACACATTGCCTTAAAGACCCGCATACGCTGCCACAACCTTCGTTATCATCTAAAATTGGTGAAACGATTCGACTGGCATTACAAAAACGGTTGCCCCGCCAACTTCGACTTCAACTGGGTATGGAATGTAAGAATCTGCACTACCACCCATAGGGGTAATTGGAGAAACCAATTGTTCGCGGTTTCCACATGTATGGCCAATGACTTCTAAAATTTCATCGACACGATCATCATCGACCCCACTCAAAAATGTGGTATTCCCTGCGCGTAAAAAGCCCCCTGTTGAAGCAAGTTTCGTCGCTCTAAAGTTATTTTCGACGAGTCGGTCTGAGAGTTCTTGACTGTCTTGGTCTTGAACAATAGCAATTATCATTTTCATAGTCTCATGCACCTCTTGAACATTATTATAGCATATGTCATTCGCTTACTTCACTGAAGAATTATTAAAAAATGGGTGTGTATTTACAAATCATTATATACCATTTTAACACGCGATGACATTCGTTAAGGTCATGACATCTATGAATTATAAGCAAGATGCGCTTGAATCACCGTCATGACGTCGGCAACAACATTTTCAATCGATTGCGTCGCATCAATCACTTCATACCGTTCTGGATGTGCTTGAATTAATTGTTGGTAACCTTCAATCACCCGCGCATGAAAAGCTTCATCCTCTTTATCAAGACGATTTTGTTCACGTTGATTTTGTAAAATACGGGCACGACCCACTTCAGCCGGGATATCTAAATATAATGTCACATCCGGATAATGTCCTTCTATCGCAAATGCATTGATGGTTTCAATAGCATTCACACCAATTTCTCGAGCAAATCCTTGATAAGCTAATGAACTATCGATGAATCGATCACAAATAACAGTCGTTCCTTTGTTTAATGCGGGTAACACTTTTTCAACTAAATGTTCACGACGCGCCGCTGCAAATAATAATGCCTCCGTCCGCGCGTCCATCGTATCGCCTTCTAATAAAATGTTCCGAATGGCTTCAGCTGTTTTCACGCCACCGGGTTCGCGTGTCGCAATTACATCATAATCTTTGGATAATTGTTCTACAACTGCTTTAAGCACTGTCGTTTTACCTGAGCCTTCAGGGCCCTCTATTGAAATAAATAATGCCATTCTAGTCATCCTTCACTTTAATTTTGTCTTTATAGAGTCCTTCAACGCGTAACCCTTTATCGTACCAAGCATTGATTAACGCTATCATAGATGCTGTCAACTTCTCTCCTTTTAATAACGTAGGCACGCCTGGCGGATACACTGTTAAATGTTGTGCTAAAGTGGCCCCTTCTGCCTCATGGAAAGAGATTGTGCGCGTTTGTTCAAATGTATCAGGCACATACTGCCCTTCTCCTGTGTATAAAGTTTCAAGCGCGAAAATATTTTGTCGCTGTTTGTCTGGAAGTTTCATTTGTTGAAGTCGTCGCAACAAATCCTCCATTGGAAACGTATCATTCGCATGCCACAAAGGAAGTATCCAAAGGACATGTTGATCATCTGCAAGCTCTGCATAAATATGCAATGATTCCATCCGCTTTTGCAGTTCATACCCTGATAATCCCGAATGATAAATGAGTAGTTTTAATGGATCATCCACAGTTTTTACGTGTAATCCTTTTTCTTTTAATGCCTGTATCACTTGATGACGCCGTTCAAAAAAGCGCCCACTTTCGTACGATACATAAAATGCATTTGCAGATTCTAAACTTGTCATCAATAAATAGGAAGGGCTTGAAGATTGAAATGTTTGTAATAAATGAATAACTTGATCCCGTCTAGGCGCCTTTTTATGTATATATAACACTGAACTCATCGTTAAACTAGGTAATGTTTTATGAAACGATTGGACGACATAATCGGCCTGAGCATTTAATGCAGAGGACGGGAACCCTTTTAATCCAAAATGAGCTCCATGCGCTTCATCAACTAAAACAGGAATGCCACCTTGATGAAATGCTTCAATCGTACGCGCAACATCAAATGTTTGACCATAATAATTAGGATAAGTGATGACCCCTAATTTACCATTATCTAGCTTTATATTTTCTGGGCGCGGCGTTAAATATTGATAAGTTTTTTCGTGAATCTCTGTCGGTAAAATGAATGCCTGTTGATGTCCTAAATCCAGCGCATTAAACACCGATTTGTGGACATTGCGTGCCATTATGACTTGTCCTGGTAAAGATTGAAACGCATGAATCGTCGCCAAAATACCACTCGTCGTCCCATTGACTAAAAAATAAGCATCATAATCCGAATGGCGTTGAATCGTCGCCATACTGTCTTTCAAAACATCTTCTGGATGATGCAAATCGTCAAACCCTGTTATTTCAGTAATATCATAGTGGCCTGATAAAAAAGATAAGTCACCAATCGTTTGATTTTTATGTCCAGGCACATGCATCGAGATGGGTTGTGCTGTTGCCCACGTCTCTAAACGTTGATATAAAGGACCTTTCATCTTTTATCTCCTTCAATTTATTTGAATATCTCTATCCTATCATTGATTGATAAACTTGACTATAGTAGGGCATCTCATCTATCATTACAGCTTAGTTCCCAAATACGTACATATGTTCTATAATAAAAGTGAGGTGAAATTCATGCACATTAATTTAGATTGGAATAAAGATTTTCAAGAGTTCCAAGACATTTTAAACTCTGGTATTCATCCTAAATGGCTCTATGCTGCAACGACGAATTTACTTTTAGAACCCGCCTATACTGGGCAAGGCAAACAATTCTTTTATACGAAAGATATCATCAACGCAAGTAAACATATGCCGTTTTTTTGAAATCATATACATGAAGGTGTTACGAATAAAATGAGTGACATTTTCAGTCCGACTATGCACAAGGGTGAATAGAAGGTCTTTAGTTTGAGTTCTATTAAAATAGCCACCAAAATTTATCTAAAGGTAAATTTTGGTGGCTATTTCATTAGAAAGGAAAAGGATAGTCTCTTCTATGTATATCCATTTTCAAACAAAAAAGAGACCTCTCGGTCTCGATTCGGCTCATCGCATCACTTATGATGTTTGCTTGGCAACGTCCTACTCTCGCGGAACGTAAGTCCGACTACCATCGGCGCTAAAGAGCTTAACTTCTGTGTTCGGCATGGGAACAGGTGTGACCTCTTTGCTATTGTCACCAAACAATTTTTTACTTTGTGGCAAACGTTCGCATACGTTTTCATCGCTACGTCATCACTCAGTTGTTTACGCTAAGTAAACGCCTTCGTTCTTTCTTGCGATTCATAGACTTCAAACGTTTTCACTTCCTAAAATACGGTGAGTGTCAAACGTCTTATCGAACATTTCACTTCGTAAAATGAATGATTATACATTCAAAACTAGATAGTAAGTATTGTTTCACAAGCATCACCTTATGAACTAAATTGATTAAGTCTTCGATCGATTAGTATTCGTCAGCTCCACGTATCGCTACGCTTCCACCTCGAACCTATTAACCTCATCATCTTTGAGGGATCTTATAACCGAAGTTGGGAAATCTCATCTTGAGGGGGGCTTCATGCTTAGATGCTTTCAGCACTTATCCCGTCCATACATAGCTACCCAGCTATGCCGTTGGCACGACAACTGGTACACCAGAGGTATGTCCATCCCGGTCCTCTCGTACTAAGGACAGCGCCTCTCAAATTTCCTACGCCCACGACGGATAGGGACCGAACTGTCTCACGACGTTCTGAACCCAGCTCGCGTACCGCTTTAATGGGCGAACAGCCCAACCCTTGGGACCGACTACAGCCCCAGGATGCGATGAGCCGACATCGAGGTGCCAAACCTCCCCGTCGATGTGAACTCTTGGGGGAGATAAGCCTGTTATCCCCGGGGTAGCTTTTATCCGTTGAGCGATGGCCCTTCCATGCGGAACCACCGGATCACTAAGTCCGTCTTTCGACCCTGCTCGACTTGTAGGTCTCGCAGTCAAGCTCCCTTATGCCTTTACACTCTATGAATGATTTCCAACCATTCTGAGGGAACCTTTGAGCGCCTCCGTTACACTTTAGGAGGCGACCGCCCCAGTCAAACTGCCCGCCTGACACTGTCTCCCAACTCGATAAGAGTTGCGGGTTAGAAATCCAATACAATTAGGGTAGTATCCCACCAATGCCTCCACGTAAGCTAGCGCTCACGTTTCTAAGGCTCCTACCTATCCTGTACAAACTGTACCGAATTTCAATATCAGGCTACAGTAAAGCTCCACGGGGTCTTTCCGTCCTGTCGCGGGTAACCGGCATCTTCACCGGTACTATGATTTCACCGAGTCTCTCGTTGAGACAGTGCCCAAATCGTTACGCCTTTCGTGCGGGTCGGAACTTACCCGACAAGGAATTTCGCTACCTTAGGACCGTTATAGTTACGGCCGCCGTTTACTGGGGCTTCGATTCGTAGCTTCGCTAATGCTAACCACTCCTCTTAACCTTCCAGCACCGGGCAGGCGTCAGCCCCTATACGTCACCTTACGGTTTAGCAGAGACCTGTGTTTTTGATAAACAGTCGCTTGGGCCTATTCACTGCGGCTCTTCGAAGCGTGAACCTCAAAGAGCACCCCTTCTCCCGAAGTTACGGGGTCATTTTGCCGAGTTCCTTAACGAGAGTTCGCTCGCTCACCTTAGAATTCTCATCTTGACTACCTGTGTCGGTTTGCGGTACGGGCACCAATCTTCTAGCTAGAGGCTTTTCTCGGCAGTGTGAAATCAACGACTCGAGGAAAACATGTTTCCTCTCCCCATCACAGCTTGACCTTAATGAGTGCCGGATTTGCCTAACACTCAGTCTTACTGCTTGGACGTGCACTCCAACAGCACGCTTCGCCTATCCTACTGCGTCCCCCCATCGCTTAAAACGAATCATGGTGGTACAGGAATATCAACCTGTTATCCATCGCCTACGCCTGTCGGCCTCAGCTTAGGACCCGACTAACCCAGAGCGGACGAGCCTTCCTCTGGAAACCTTAGTCAATCGGTGGACGGGATTCTCACCCGTCTTTCGCTACTCACACCGGCATTCTCACTTCTAAGCGCTCCACATGTCCTTGCGATCATGCTTCAACGCCCTTAGAACGCTCTCCTACCATTGTCCTAAAGGACAATCCACAGCTTCGGTAATATGTTTAGCCCCGGTACATTTTCGGCGCAGTGTCACTCGACTAGTGAGCTATTACGCACTCTTTAAATGATGGCTGCTTCTAAGCCAACATCCTAGTTGTCTGGGCAACGCCACATCCTTTTCCACTTAACATATATTTTGGGACCTTAGCTGGTGGTCTGGGCTGTTTCCCTTTCGAACACGGACCTTATCACCCATGTTCTGACTCCCAAGTTAAATTATTTGGCATTCGGAGTTTGTCTGAATTCGGTAACCCGAGAGGGGCCCCTCGTCCAAACAGTGCTCTACCTCCAATAATCATCACTTGAGGCTAGCCCTAAAGCTATTTCGGAGAGAACCAGCTATCTCCAAGTTCGATTGGAATTTCTCCGCTACCCTCAGTTCATCCGCTCACTTTTCAACGTAAGTCGGTTCGGTCCTCCATTCAGTGTTACCTGAACTTCAACCTGACCAAGGGTAGATCACCTGGTTTCGGGTCTACGACCAAATACTCATTCGCCCTATTCAGACTCGCTTTCGCTACGGCTCCACATTTTCTGCTTAACCTTGCATCAGATCGTAACTCGCCGGTTCATTCTACAAAAGGCACGCCATCACCCATTAACGGGCTCTGACTACTTGTAAGCACACGGTTTCAAGTTCTCTTTCACTCCCCTTCCGGGGTACTTTTCACCTTTCCCTCACGGTACTGGTTCACTATCGGTCACTAGAGAGTATTTAGCCTTGGGAGATGGTCCTCCCAGATTCCGACGGAATTTCACGTGCTCCGCCGTACTCAGGATCCACTCAGGAGGGAAGATGTTTTCGACTACAGGATTTTTACCTTCTCTGATTAACCTTTCCAGGTTATTCGTCTAACATATTCCTTTGTAACTCCGTACAGAGTGTCCTACAACCCCAACAAGCAAGCTTGTTGGTTTGGGCTCTTCCCGTTTCGCTCGCCGCTACTCAGGGAATCGATTTTTCTTTCTCTTCCTCCGGGTACTAAGATGTTTCAGTTCTCCGGGTCTACCTTCTCACATGCTATGTATTCACATGCGGATAACACGACATAACTCATGCTGGGTTCCCCCATTCGGAAATCTCTGGATCACAGCTTACTTACAGCTCCCCAAAGCATATCGTCGTTAGTAACGTCCTTCATCGGCTTCTAGTGCCAAGGCATCCACCGTGCGCCCTTAATAACTTAATCTTTTGATGTTTTGGCAATTGTTTACATTCGGCTTTCGAATTGAACAATAACCAACATCCACCAGTTATTAATTATTGTGAGTCGTCTGTCGACGACTAGCGATAATTTTTGTTTCAAGCTTTTCGCTTGTCACTCGGTTTTGCTTGGTAAAATCTATACTTACTTATCTAGTTTTCAATGTACAATGTTGAATCCTCAAAATGAGCATTCAAAACTGAATACAATATGTCTCCGTTATCCCTTATCGCTTAAAAGCGATATTCCGTATATTATCCTTAGAAAGGAGGTGATCCAGCCGCACCTTCCGATACGGCTACCTTGTTACGACTTCACCCCAATCATTTGTCCCACCTTCGACGGCTAGCTCCAAATGGTTACTCCACCGGCTTCGGGTGTTACAAACTCTCGTGGTGTGACGGGCGGTGTGTACAAGACCCGGGAACGTATTCACCGTAGCATGCTGATCTACGATTACTAGCGATTCCAGCTTCATGTAGTCGAGTTGCAGACTACAATCCGAACTGAGAACAACTTTATGGGATTTGCTTGACCTCGCGGTTTCGCTGCCCTTTGTATTGTCCATTGTAGCACGTGTGTAGCCCAAATCATAAGGGGCATGATGATTTGACGTCATCCCCACCTTCCTCCGGTTTGTCACCGGCAGTCAACTTAGAGTGCCCAACTTAATGATGGCAACTAAGCTCAAGGGTTGCGCTCGTTGCGGGACTTAACCCAACATCTCACGACACGAGCTGACGACAACCATGCACCACCTGTCATTTTGTCCTCCGAAGAGGAAAACTCTATCTCTAGAGTGGTCAAAAGATGTCAAGATTTGGTAAGGTTCTTCGCGTTGCTTCGAATTAAACCACATGCTCCACCGCTTGTGCGGGTCCCCGTCAATTCCTTTGAGTTTCAGTCTTGCGACCGTACTCCCCAGGCGGAGTGCTTAATGCGTTAGCTGCAGCACTAAGGGGCGGAAACCCCCTAACACTTAGCACTCATCGTTTACGGCGTGGACTACCAGGGTATCTAATCCTGTTTGATCCCCACGCTTTCGCACATCAGCGTCAGTTACAGACCAGAAAGCCGCCTTCGCCACTGGTGTTCCTCCATATCTCTGCGCATTTCACCGCTACACATGGAATTCCACTTTCCTCTTCTGCACTCAAGTTTTCCAGTTTCCAATGACCCTCCACGGTTGAGC
It contains:
- a CDS encoding cyclic-di-AMP receptor, with the protein product MKMIIAIVQDQDSQELSDRLVENNFRATKLASTGGFLRAGNTTFLSGVDDDRVDEILEVIGHTCGNREQLVSPITPMGGSADSYIPYPVEVEVGGATVFVMPVESFHQF
- the tmk gene encoding dTMP kinase → MALFISIEGPEGSGKTTVLKAVVEQLSKDYDVIATREPGGVKTAEAIRNILLEGDTMDARTEALLFAAARREHLVEKVLPALNKGTTVICDRFIDSSLAYQGFAREIGVNAIETINAFAIEGHYPDVTLYLDIPAEVGRARILQNQREQNRLDKEDEAFHARVIEGYQQLIQAHPERYEVIDATQSIENVVADVMTVIQAHLAYNS
- a CDS encoding lysine decarboxylase, translating into MKGPLYQRLETWATAQPISMHVPGHKNQTIGDLSFLSGHYDITEITGFDDLHHPEDVLKDSMATIQRHSDYDAYFLVNGTTSGILATIHAFQSLPGQVIMARNVHKSVFNALDLGHQQAFILPTEIHEKTYQYLTPRPENIKLDNGKLGVITYPNYYGQTFDVARTIEAFHQGGIPVLVDEAHGAHFGLKGFPSSALNAQADYVVQSFHKTLPSLTMSSVLYIHKKAPRRDQVIHLLQTFQSSSPSYLLMTSLESANAFYVSYESGRFFERRHQVIQALKEKGLHVKTVDDPLKLLIYHSGLSGYELQKRMESLHIYAELADDQHVLWILPLWHANDTFPMEDLLRRLQQMKLPDKQRQNIFALETLYTGEGQYVPDTFEQTRTISFHEAEGATLAQHLTVYPPGVPTLLKGEKLTASMIALINAWYDKGLRVEGLYKDKIKVKDD